The following DNA comes from Anastrepha obliqua isolate idAnaObli1 chromosome 1, idAnaObli1_1.0, whole genome shotgun sequence.
TCAATATTTTGACAGTTCAATGCGTTTGCAGAAATGCAAAACGATGGTGATGTGTTAGAAAATCGGAGTAATAGTTTTGGCACAAAAATGTAatctacatattttttcaattcgaGTTTTGGATTTTGAAAATAGTTGTTCGTgacttcttcaaaaatttttaaaggaaaaaattattgacaagtttttatATTGATGATATGTTGATTGACGTATAAGTATACAGTTATGATTTCATAAGAGCGTTCAGCCTCAAGGTGTAAACAAAAATGCAGCAATCCATAAAATTCATATGGAGAAACACCCAATAAAGCTAATAGAAATTGTCAAGTTTGGATAGTGTTGAGGTttgaagttgaataaaaataaataaaaagaggttgtctgtaaagtcggtttactgacgatagtttaacgtgataacgtcataagaaaatactaattgaatggttgcatttttcaaaagaaaattttaattttattggtttgagagatattttgtatggataacataacataacataacataacataacataacataacataacataacataacataacataacataacataacataacataacataacataacataacataacataacataacataacataacataacataacataacataacataacataacataacataacataacataacataacatatcataacataacataacatagaattataagacgttatcacgtcaaaaaataataataacattaaaacaacagatattattaacaaactcggttttattttaaattcttcaagtaaatcaaattaataataatcaataagaaggcatatgcaaatacaaataagtgaatttatatatgtacatatgcgcatatacatacatatatacgctcacttaagtaggagagagcaagatgtcgaacgttgccgttcgtttgctttgtttgctttgtagttcgttccgcgctttcgcttgcagttcattcaaggtaacgacatatgagcaaggtaacaacaatgagcaaggtaacactaatgagcaaagtaacggcaatgagcaaggtaacactaatgagcaaggtaacgacacattttttcgtgcgtgcagcctgttaaatcgaattataagacgttatcacgtcaataatttCTGTGTACACTTCTATCAAGTGTTTGACCGAGATGCTCTTCCTatttttgtggcgtgcgtcctgATGTAGTTCtccaaatggagcgacctacagttttaagccgaatccgaacgtccaatggtttcttatgaggatcttttttcgtggcagaaatacactcggaggttggccattgtctgccgaggggttaccgctgttagaaaaaaacttttggttTGAAATTAGGTgttgagaaaaatgcatgaatggACTTTTTCATATTAGATTGGCAGACAGGGAGGGGACATAACCATAACTTAAATAGCACACTGGATAAGAATTGTTCTCACTCTTTCACACTAAATGAAAATTAGCAGAACAAATCTTGTACGCACATAGATTGTTTGAGTGTATTTTACAACTTAATGCGCTGCGTGACATTGAACATTGCGAagaaacattttcataattacacaTGGCATAGTACGTTGTAACAGGCTACAAGTTGGAATCCCTTTTTGGGGGAAAATATTTTGCCTCACCTCATCTTTCCCCCAAAAACACAGTTCttctgaaactaaaaacaaTTCTAGAGGGAAACTGCCCAGTGAGAATGAGAAAACATGAAATACTTGTCGCGTCGAAAAATTAGGTTTGAGGTCTGTTGTAAGCGTAtacatagaaaattaatttatgctttgttaaatttttcagtCTGACTGAAAAGATATATGAAACATTTTACAAAAGTTGATTGATTTTGTAGCCCAAAGCATGGCATCCAGGTGGTAGATTTCACTAGATTCACCAAAACCAAATAAACGTAAAAGCTAATGCCTAACGGAGCAACGAACTTAAAGTGAATACCCTTATTATATATTGCTTTTCTTGTTTACATAGTTGCATTTGCGCGGAGTGCCAAGAGATCTTTTGATTGTCAATCAGTTACGCGCCCAACAAAGagagaaataatatataaaaatagagaaactaaaatatgcaataaattgaaaatgaagACAAGGAAACAAAGAAAGTGATTGAAGATCGGAAGTAAGTTCAGTgcgtaaacaaaataaataattatttttcatatttagatAAGTAAGAAAGCTAGAATAATCAATGTGCATTGTGCAAAAAGTGTGCATAGTTtataaatattgatggaatACAAATGCCACAGGAAAAGTAATGTGAATTTGGAAGTACTGCATATTTGTGGTAAGTAAtgattcattttatttacaGCAATATGTACGGATGTAGGCATATGCGGTTTTATCCAAAACCGTTTTATTTAATGCCTTTGTGTGCGGCTTGTGACGGGACAGATACAGGTTCAGGCATAAAAATGCGATTGCGTTGTTCTGCTACAGTTATGTTCGCACAAGTCTCGCACAAGGCATGCATTAAAAATAcatcatatgtatgcatgtatgtatgtacatgtgtagtGAAACTAAAATATTAGACAAATCAAGTTCGCGGCCTAAGTTTTTTGTTTCCTAATTGGCGTAGCTCAAAGATAACAAATAAGTAccaataaaaaagcaataaacaaCAACTCCATATGCAATTATTTACGTTTAATTATATGAATTACCTCGTATATCTATATTTTCTATGACACGATAGTGCAACGACCAAATAAAAAGGAATAGCAACAACGTCTACCATTTTTGGCGGAGAAAGTGGTTAGGCGACTGATGCCACCAGGAGACATATCGTAGACAACGGAGTATTATTCCTGTAactgcaaaaatttaatttggatgAAGTAATTGCGCCGCGACTTGCCAGTCAACCGTAACCATGAGCATACGCACAAGGGCACTAgtcttttcaacttttttcggtAGCTGCATCGCAATTGGCCTTTTATTGGTCAGTTTGACTACGAATCATTGGGTGCGTGCCTACCCAAAACGCCTCAATTCCACAGTAAGTAAATGaatgtatttatgtttgtatatcCCAATACACCACTTCTCTTTCTATTTCGTATTTGAAAGGATTCAAAAGGTGATATCAACTTTGGCTTATTTTATGGCAACAAGGATCTCAACTATGGGTTTGGTGTACGCACTACACCTATTATTGGTATGTAGATAAATAGATATAGAATAAGAGGTGGCCCAAATACAGTACAAGTTTCTTTTAAACATCGATGCTACATGACCTGTTGGTCCAATTTTCTAAGACATTGTTGGCGATTTCTGGCTCTAAGACAAATCACAGTTTTGCAGTGGTCATCGGTGATCGGTATGCAAAATGTCGATTGCTTGATAGGCTGTATAATAGGTGCGCCCTGCtcctaataatatatatatggggcattcttcgccaaccggacacccccatctgcccagaacagttttaataaaaaaaatttttccctatgccgaaataaaagcttatgtcatgtactttaatttgtcatgtggcactttttaaatactaagccattccttccaaatctcaaacaaaaaggaagtgattattaaaagattttccaattctccagaagaaaaaaaagttttactgtgaATTCTCCTCAAACATGATGCTCGGGGGCTTCTGGGTTCGCTgctgaatataaatattgaaggaaattgctgaaattggaatttttttttcataatacaggatttttttcacagtaaaacttttttttcttctggagaattggaaaatcttttaataatcacttcctttttgtttgagatttggaaggaatgcggcagatatttttttatgaggagctttttcatggcagaaatatactcggaggtttgccattgcctgccgagcggcgaccgctattagaaaaatgtttttattaattttggtttcaccgagatttgaaccaacgttctctctgtgaattccgaatggtaatcacgcaccaacccattcggctacggcggccgcccgctCCTAatagtacgttcacatataagtagatgatctactttttcgcgctttacTCAAAATCCGTGAAAAAGCgtgatttcccatacaaaatttctctcccaaaatctgagattataaaataatcctagataataacgatacttattgacatacaaccctgtgttttctgtgttatcgataattattattacgaatgtaaggagaaacatcaaaataaaaactaaatgaaatggatgccggcaaagaaaacaggtctgtaaacataattctgttaacatttttgttaaatattattaattagggactcattttacagaaaaaagcgtgtgcccacaaacgttttgtcctcttattacctattataaaatgtaatattaaatatcccatgctgccataattttttgctactTCAGTAAACATCGCATACGGATTTCTTCCATTAGCGGCCAATTAATtccgcaattaaattagctattccttctccttatatcttcttcatatcgttaataataaataaagaaaccaaaaacaccgaagtattccaccaaaataatttctatgaagaaaaacctctcaaagcagtattgacagctgattgtagaTTTtacaggtaatctgccatatgtgaacgggtagattaatttggtgaattcataggtgattaatgcatatatGAACGTATTATAACTGTTGTTCGCATTACGCTTTCAGAAGcagctataaaaaaaagttgtatctgATATCATTAGTAAAAACTTCAAACCAAACTGGAACCTTCTTCAGATGCATTAACTTCGTACGAATTTTTCGAGCCGAGCCTTGACATtgttacaacaataataataataataatcgtgaTGTTTGTCCATAACTTCAATAAAAGCACTGtttgagcaaaacaaaaatttagaaataattttttaaaaggtgTTTCCCATAGTAATTCAAGcgtaaaacaattaatttcgtCCCGCTTACGTATattataatattgaaaatagtgGTCAAGGTCAAAACTACCTATGATACTAAAAGaaacttgttgttgtagcaccattaatgcatatgtatgtatgtgtgttttcattcattttgaattttcttgcaGTTTACACATTCGACCAAAACGGGCCAGAAACAATGAATTTTTGGCTTTGGCTAATCACGGCTTTGGGTACTGGCTTTGGTTTGCTTAGTTGTGCAATTTCCGCCATTGCAGCTGTGTTGAAAGCTGCGTCTGCGGCAAAACGTCCCGGAACTATGGTACTACTATTCGTTTCTAACatttcagcagcagcagctcaaGTGATCGCCTTCATCTGCTGGCTTGTGCAATTCTATCAATACTTACAGCATAATGTTCTTGCTGTTCAGGACCGTAATTGGTATAGTCATGGTTTAGCTTTTTTGGGTTACAGTTTCTACTTGGTAATTGCCTCCACACTTGttgttatattaaatattttcgtatTGTTGCATGCCAAACGTTGTGAGCACCGCGACCGCCAACGACTGGAGCCACCTAGCGAAGAGAAAAATCAAAGCGCCATAATGCTGTACTAAGAGTTTACTTTAAATCGTAATAGAACAAATTGTTTAGATTAAAACGAACTGATGTTAATTCGTTAAAGGCTGGTGTATTGGTCTATATCATAATTCTCAAAACGCAAATGTTTATACACAAAAATGTAAtttcctcaaaaaaaattttttttaggtattAAAAAGTAATGGTAAATATAACATATTTATAAGGGAAAACAACTGCTCAGGCTTTCGccctcaaaattattttatctcTCTTTATGTAAAGTACATATTCCAAAACTAAGGAAAGTACATATTCCAAAAAGCATTTCATTTTGTTCAACTATTTATGTATCTTAAGAATGttctactattttattttactatattataatattatactgCCTACTTTATTTGAATTTGCATTTTCCGTATTTCGAGTTtcctatgtacttatatacatatctacttacatacatatctatttttctgaatgtatgtataagtattttaactgaaatattgtttttttcataaataaattttaaaatatgtatatgaaaaagtaaagttttttaaaatgcatttttctgtaGTTGGTGCGTACATTCTTTGTTAGATGCTTCTCGTATCACCTGAAAGGCGGTCGCGCATGACCTATGTAGCAGCCACAACtgtatgaaaatatgaaagtaggtttattacctttattgcaaatctgtagtttagtacctatcagataatcaaagagacactcacctctagcgttagtatcagtgctgccccatatctcgtgatgcgcatttacatccgcaccaataattagctttgcgcc
Coding sequences within:
- the LOC129236421 gene encoding uncharacterized protein LOC129236421; the encoded protein is MSIRTRALVFSTFFGSCIAIGLLLVSLTTNHWVRAYPKRLNSTDSKGDINFGLFYGNKDLNYGFGVRTTPIIVYTFDQNGPETMNFWLWLITALGTGFGLLSCAISAIAAVLKAASAAKRPGTMVLLFVSNISAAAAQVIAFICWLVQFYQYLQHNVLAVQDRNWYSHGLAFLGYSFYLVIASTLVVILNIFVLLHAKRCEHRDRQRLEPPSEEKNQSAIMLY